In the Flagellimonas sp. MMG031 genome, one interval contains:
- a CDS encoding homocysteine S-methyltransferase family protein has protein sequence MGKIEDILKQRILVLDGAMGTMLQRYKFKEADFRGERFKDWPSDLQGNNDLLSLTQSDAVKEVHRKFLEAGADIIETNTFSGTTIAMADYGMEELVYELNYESAKLAKEVAQEFTDKNPDKPRFVAGSIGPTNKTASMSPDVNDPGFRAISFDELRIAYKQQIEALLDGGADILLVETIFDTLNAKAALFAIEEVKEERNINVPVMVSGTITDASGRTLSGQTAEAFLISISHIPILSVGFNCALGAKQLVPHLEVVSAKSEFAISAHPNAGLPNAFGEYDETPEQMAVQIKEYVEKGLVNIVGGCCGTTPEHIKAIAEVVKNYEPRKVLTHA, from the coding sequence ATGGGAAAAATTGAAGACATATTGAAACAACGGATTTTGGTGCTGGATGGAGCCATGGGTACCATGTTGCAGCGCTACAAATTCAAGGAAGCCGATTTTAGGGGTGAACGGTTCAAGGATTGGCCCAGTGATCTGCAGGGCAACAACGACCTGTTATCCTTGACCCAATCCGATGCGGTGAAGGAAGTCCACCGCAAGTTTTTGGAAGCGGGGGCGGACATCATCGAAACCAACACCTTTTCTGGGACCACCATAGCCATGGCCGATTATGGCATGGAAGAATTGGTCTACGAACTGAACTATGAGTCGGCGAAGCTTGCCAAGGAAGTGGCCCAAGAGTTTACCGATAAAAATCCCGATAAACCGAGGTTTGTGGCGGGTAGTATTGGGCCTACCAACAAAACGGCCAGCATGTCGCCCGATGTGAACGACCCGGGTTTCCGCGCTATTTCCTTTGATGAGCTACGTATAGCGTACAAACAACAAATCGAAGCCCTTCTCGATGGTGGTGCCGATATTTTGTTGGTGGAGACTATTTTTGATACCCTAAATGCAAAAGCAGCACTTTTTGCCATTGAAGAGGTGAAGGAAGAACGAAACATCAATGTGCCAGTGATGGTCAGTGGAACCATAACCGATGCTTCGGGCAGAACATTATCCGGTCAGACTGCCGAAGCATTTCTCATCTCTATTTCGCACATTCCCATTTTGTCCGTAGGTTTCAATTGCGCTTTGGGAGCCAAACAGTTGGTGCCTCATTTGGAGGTGGTGTCGGCAAAATCGGAATTTGCCATATCCGCCCACCCTAATGCGGGATTGCCCAATGCCTTTGGGGAATATGATGAAACACCCGAACAAATGGCCGTTCAAATAAAAGAGTACGTAGAAAAAGGATTGGTGAACATCGTGGGCGGTTGTTGCGGTACCACTCCGGAACATATCAAAGCCATTGCAGAAGTCGTAAAGAATTATGAACCTCGAAAAGTTTTGACGCACGCATAG
- the metH gene encoding methionine synthase, which produces MTTNKEQRYLKLSGLEPLVVTPESNFINVGERTNVAGSKRFLRLIKEGKFDEALDIAREQVEGGAQIIDINMDDGLIDGKEAMVRFLNLIVSEPDIARVPIMIDSSKWEIIEAGLQVVQGKCVVNSISLKEGKEEFIHHAKLIKRYGAAVIVMAFDEVGQADNYERRIEIAKRSYDILVNEVNFPPEDIIFDLNIFPVATGMDEHRNNAIDFIEATRWVRENLPYCSVSGGVSNVSFSFRGNNPVREAMHSAFLFHAIKAGMNMGIVNPTMLEVYDDIPKDLLEHVEDVLLYRRDDATERLLEFAETVVGTAKESKVDLSWRQDPLQDRITRALVKGIDQYIIEDVEEARQQAAKPLEVIEGNLMTGMNVVGDLFGSGKMFLPQVVKSARVMKKAVAYLTPYIEASKDKNAKAAGKILMATVKGDVHDIGKNIVSVVLACNNYEIVDLGVMVPPEKIINKAREEQVDIIGLSGLITPSLDEMVFLAKEMERQNFDVPLLIGGATTSKAHTAVKIDPQYSQSVVHVNDASRAVTVVGDLLQEETSANYKKSIKLDYESFREKFLKRGKQKEYLTLDQARENKLQIDWKPSDIKKPNQLGIEVWDDFDLKQLVDFIDWSPFFRSWDLHGKYPDILNDEVVGEQAKELFKDAKVLLQRILDEKLLKAKAIFGLFPANQVNEDDIEVHLSPRSQSRGNESDALETTKDATFLFRTLRQQTKKRAGVPNIALADFVAPKASGIQDYIGCFCVSTGFGTQELAAEFEKNHDDYNSIMIKALADRFAEAFAEYLHKEVRTKHWGYAVDENLDNDELIKEKYRGIRPAPGYPACPDHLEKLTIWEMMQVEERIGVKLTDSLAMWPAASVSGYYFAHPEAKYFGLGKIKQDQVQDFAERKHITLEKAQKWLAPNIVDE; this is translated from the coding sequence ATGACAACGAATAAAGAACAACGATACCTAAAATTATCGGGTCTTGAGCCCTTGGTCGTCACCCCGGAAAGTAATTTCATCAATGTGGGGGAACGGACCAATGTGGCAGGTTCCAAACGTTTTTTAAGGCTCATCAAAGAAGGAAAATTCGATGAAGCCTTGGATATCGCCCGCGAACAAGTGGAGGGTGGGGCCCAGATCATCGACATCAATATGGATGATGGCCTTATTGATGGAAAGGAAGCCATGGTCAGATTTTTGAATTTGATTGTTTCCGAACCCGATATTGCCCGTGTTCCCATCATGATTGACAGTTCCAAATGGGAAATTATCGAAGCCGGTCTTCAAGTAGTGCAGGGGAAATGTGTGGTCAACTCTATCAGCTTGAAAGAAGGCAAGGAAGAGTTTATCCATCATGCCAAATTGATTAAGCGATATGGTGCAGCCGTAATCGTAATGGCTTTTGATGAGGTAGGGCAAGCTGACAACTACGAACGTCGCATCGAGATTGCGAAGCGTTCTTACGATATTTTGGTCAACGAGGTGAATTTCCCTCCAGAGGATATCATCTTTGACCTAAACATTTTTCCCGTGGCTACGGGTATGGACGAACACAGAAACAACGCCATCGATTTTATCGAGGCCACACGCTGGGTCCGGGAAAACCTGCCCTATTGCAGCGTGAGTGGTGGTGTGAGCAATGTATCTTTCTCCTTTAGGGGGAACAACCCCGTTCGTGAGGCCATGCACTCCGCCTTTTTGTTCCATGCCATCAAAGCTGGAATGAACATGGGTATCGTAAACCCGACCATGTTGGAGGTGTACGATGATATCCCAAAGGATTTATTGGAGCACGTGGAGGATGTACTGCTCTACAGGCGCGACGATGCTACCGAACGATTGCTCGAATTTGCAGAGACCGTTGTGGGAACAGCCAAGGAAAGCAAGGTCGATTTGTCTTGGCGGCAAGACCCGCTCCAGGATCGGATTACCCGAGCTTTGGTGAAGGGCATTGACCAATATATCATCGAAGATGTGGAGGAGGCCCGCCAACAGGCAGCCAAACCTTTGGAAGTCATCGAGGGCAACTTGATGACGGGAATGAATGTAGTAGGTGATCTGTTCGGCAGCGGAAAAATGTTTTTGCCCCAAGTGGTCAAATCCGCCCGTGTGATGAAAAAGGCCGTAGCTTATTTGACACCCTATATTGAGGCTTCCAAAGACAAGAATGCAAAGGCAGCCGGAAAAATATTGATGGCCACCGTTAAGGGTGATGTGCACGACATCGGAAAGAATATCGTAAGCGTGGTCCTGGCTTGCAACAATTATGAAATTGTGGATTTGGGCGTGATGGTTCCTCCAGAGAAAATCATCAACAAGGCAAGGGAAGAGCAAGTAGATATTATTGGGTTGAGCGGTCTTATTACGCCCTCATTGGATGAAATGGTGTTCTTGGCCAAGGAGATGGAACGCCAAAACTTTGATGTTCCCCTTTTGATAGGTGGCGCCACCACAAGTAAGGCACACACGGCGGTAAAAATCGACCCACAATACAGTCAATCCGTGGTGCATGTCAACGATGCTTCTAGGGCCGTTACCGTGGTGGGTGATTTGCTTCAGGAAGAAACCTCGGCCAACTATAAAAAGTCCATCAAACTGGATTACGAAAGTTTTAGGGAGAAGTTTCTAAAACGTGGCAAGCAAAAGGAATATTTAACCTTGGATCAGGCTCGGGAAAACAAGCTTCAAATCGATTGGAAGCCATCGGACATCAAAAAGCCAAACCAATTGGGTATTGAGGTATGGGACGATTTTGACTTGAAACAACTGGTAGATTTTATCGATTGGTCCCCATTTTTTAGAAGTTGGGATTTGCATGGCAAGTATCCCGATATCTTAAACGATGAAGTGGTTGGCGAGCAGGCCAAGGAACTTTTTAAGGATGCGAAGGTCCTGCTCCAACGGATTTTGGACGAGAAGTTGTTGAAGGCCAAGGCTATTTTTGGATTGTTTCCGGCCAACCAAGTCAACGAAGATGATATTGAAGTGCACTTGTCACCTCGATCGCAATCGAGAGGGAATGAATCTGATGCGCTAGAAACGACAAAAGATGCAACCTTCCTGTTTAGGACCCTTCGCCAGCAAACCAAAAAACGGGCTGGGGTACCCAATATCGCCTTGGCGGATTTCGTGGCGCCAAAAGCATCTGGAATTCAGGATTATATCGGTTGTTTTTGTGTAAGCACAGGATTTGGAACACAGGAATTGGCCGCGGAGTTCGAAAAGAACCACGATGATTACAACTCAATCATGATCAAAGCTTTGGCGGATAGGTTTGCCGAGGCGTTTGCTGAATATCTTCACAAAGAGGTACGTACCAAACACTGGGGCTATGCCGTTGACGAGAATTTGGACAACGATGAATTGATCAAGGAAAAGTACCGTGGCATCCGACCGGCACCTGGCTATCCTGCCTGTCCCGATCATTTGGAAAAGCTCACCATTTGGGAAATGATGCAGGTGGAGGAAAGAATAGGGGTAAAACTCACCGATAGTCTGGCCATGTGGCCCGCTGCCAGTGTCAGTGGGTATTATTTTGCACATCCCGAGGCCAAGTATTTTGGTTTGGGAAAAATAAAACAGGACCAAGTACAGGATTTTGCCGAACGAAAACATATAACTTTGGAGAAAGCCCAAAAATGGCTAGCTCCCAATATTGTTGATGAATAA
- the metF gene encoding methylenetetrahydrofolate reductase [NAD(P)H] yields the protein MKITDHIKKANGETLFSFEIVPPVKGKSIQELYNNIDPLMEFKPPFIDVTTSREEYIYKEKDGLLDKKLIRTRPGTLGICASLKHKYDVDTVPHVLCGGFTKEETEYLLVDCQYLEIENVMALRGDARKEEKYFTPTKGGHQYATELVAQIQNINKGNYLHETFESSELTSFCIGVAGYPEKHMEAPSLQSDLKRLKEKVDLGADYVVTQMFFDNKKFFAFVEAAREMGIDVPIIPGIKPIAVKKHLHLLPQVFRVDIPQELIDAVEACKDNKEVRKVGVEWAIQQSKELREAGVPVLHYYSMGKSDNIMDIARELF from the coding sequence ATGAAGATTACCGACCACATAAAAAAGGCGAACGGCGAAACCCTTTTCAGTTTTGAAATTGTGCCGCCCGTAAAAGGAAAGAGCATTCAGGAACTGTACAACAACATCGACCCTTTGATGGAATTCAAACCTCCGTTCATTGATGTGACGACCTCTCGCGAGGAATACATCTATAAGGAAAAAGATGGTCTGTTGGACAAAAAACTGATTCGTACCCGTCCCGGGACCTTGGGCATTTGCGCTTCATTAAAGCACAAGTATGATGTGGATACCGTTCCCCACGTGCTGTGTGGGGGATTTACCAAAGAGGAGACGGAGTATTTGCTGGTGGACTGCCAATATCTGGAGATTGAAAACGTGATGGCCTTGCGCGGAGATGCAAGAAAAGAAGAAAAGTATTTTACTCCCACCAAAGGTGGACATCAATATGCGACAGAGTTGGTTGCACAAATTCAGAACATCAATAAAGGAAATTATCTGCACGAAACTTTTGAGTCAAGCGAGTTGACCAGTTTTTGTATCGGTGTGGCAGGGTACCCTGAAAAACACATGGAAGCCCCATCGCTTCAATCTGATCTTAAACGTTTAAAGGAGAAGGTGGACTTGGGAGCGGATTATGTGGTCACCCAGATGTTTTTTGATAATAAAAAATTCTTCGCTTTCGTAGAAGCGGCCCGAGAAATGGGAATAGACGTGCCCATTATTCCGGGTATCAAACCGATTGCCGTAAAAAAACACCTTCATTTATTGCCTCAAGTGTTTCGGGTGGATATTCCGCAAGAACTCATTGATGCAGTAGAGGCCTGCAAGGACAACAAGGAAGTTCGCAAAGTGGGTGTGGAATGGGCCATTCAACAATCCAAGGAACTTCGGGAAGCAGGAGTGCCCGTGTTGCATTACTACTCCATGGGTAAATCGGATAATATCATGGACATAGCTCGGGAACTTTTTTAA
- a CDS encoding acyloxyacyl hydrolase produces the protein MKHLLYLVFLLFFCFGFAQDGDIPKKYTMDISQFYGSILLHNPDISHLITNHPGGVIIGFNRKRFGHEDWEADLGYPDTGFSFVYQDMNNPTLGKHFGLYAHYNFYFFKRNLQFRVAQGISYNTNPYDRTENFRNNAYGTHLLSSTMLMFNYHKENILAGLGFKAGISLLHYSNANFKAPNTSTNTMAFNFGLTYDLNQAVELDYLEPEPKEKIKEPIRYNLVLRGGVNESDVINMGQYGFAIVSAYADKRLGNRSAIQLGTDIFFSNFLKELIRYQSISFPELEVAPDTDYKRVGVFIGHELFVNKLSVVTQLGYYVYYPFDFEGRVYNRIGLKRYFGDTVFGAVTLKSHGAKAEAIEFGIGIRL, from the coding sequence ATGAAGCACCTACTGTACTTGGTATTTCTGTTGTTTTTTTGCTTTGGATTTGCCCAAGACGGTGACATTCCCAAGAAATATACCATGGATATCAGCCAATTTTATGGTTCCATTCTTCTGCACAATCCGGATATTTCCCATTTGATTACCAATCACCCCGGCGGGGTTATTATCGGTTTCAACAGGAAACGATTCGGGCACGAAGATTGGGAAGCCGATTTGGGCTATCCCGATACCGGTTTTTCGTTTGTCTATCAGGATATGAACAATCCAACCCTGGGTAAGCATTTTGGATTATATGCGCATTATAATTTTTATTTCTTCAAACGGAACTTGCAGTTTAGGGTCGCGCAGGGTATCTCGTATAACACCAATCCGTACGATAGGACCGAAAACTTTAGGAACAATGCCTACGGTACCCATTTGTTGAGTTCCACCATGTTGATGTTCAACTATCACAAAGAGAACATTTTGGCTGGACTGGGCTTTAAGGCTGGGATTTCCCTGTTACATTACTCCAATGCCAATTTTAAGGCGCCCAACACCTCCACCAATACGATGGCTTTCAATTTTGGGCTCACGTATGATCTGAACCAAGCCGTAGAACTGGACTATTTGGAACCTGAGCCCAAGGAAAAAATCAAGGAGCCCATCCGATATAATTTGGTGCTTCGTGGCGGGGTCAATGAGAGCGATGTCATCAACATGGGGCAATATGGCTTTGCCATAGTTTCGGCCTATGCCGATAAACGATTGGGCAATCGCAGTGCCATTCAACTGGGAACCGATATCTTCTTTTCAAATTTTTTAAAGGAATTGATACGCTATCAGTCCATTTCTTTTCCCGAACTTGAAGTAGCCCCCGATACGGATTATAAAAGGGTAGGGGTTTTTATAGGCCATGAACTGTTTGTGAACAAATTGAGCGTGGTGACCCAATTGGGGTATTATGTATATTATCCCTTTGATTTTGAAGGCAGAGTATACAATCGGATAGGGTTGAAACGGTATTTTGGGGATACTGTTTTTGGTGCCGTGACCCTTAAATCGCATGGGGCGAAAGCAGAGGCCATTGAATTTGGAATAGGAATCAGGTTATAG
- a CDS encoding head GIN domain-containing protein has protein sequence MLESRSLSPLKNVTSSARLGYGQVVERCFLFVISLILVSCNGDNVPDCFQNAGDLVRRPIEVSDFSKITVFENLNLVVKQGEAYSVEVETGEYLLNEVSAVVEDDRLILRNENGCNFVRDYGLTTIYVTAPNLTDIRSSTGLLISSDGVLTYPNLNLVAESFNNPEADTTGGSFDIHLSATNVRIVVNGIAYFKLRGETENFTVSVAAGDSRIEAENLVSENVNVNHRGSNDVFVNPQQRLSGVIRGTGNVISVNTPPEVDVEEIFNGRLIFED, from the coding sequence ATGTTGGAATCAAGAAGTTTATCTCCGTTAAAGAATGTCACCTCGAGTGCCCGCTTGGGCTACGGACAGGTAGTGGAGAGGTGCTTTTTGTTTGTAATTTCTCTGATACTGGTTTCTTGCAACGGTGACAATGTTCCCGACTGCTTCCAAAACGCCGGTGATCTGGTGCGCCGACCCATCGAAGTGTCGGATTTTAGCAAGATTACTGTTTTTGAAAACCTCAATTTGGTCGTTAAACAGGGTGAAGCATATAGCGTTGAAGTGGAAACAGGGGAATATTTGCTCAACGAGGTTTCTGCTGTGGTAGAGGACGACCGTCTCATTCTACGGAACGAAAATGGCTGCAATTTTGTACGCGACTACGGGCTGACCACAATTTATGTGACTGCTCCCAACCTCACCGACATACGCAGCAGCACCGGACTTTTAATTTCAAGTGATGGGGTGTTGACATACCCCAACCTCAATCTGGTTGCCGAAAGTTTTAATAATCCCGAAGCTGACACTACGGGTGGTTCTTTTGATATCCACCTTAGTGCTACCAACGTGAGGATTGTGGTGAACGGTATTGCTTATTTTAAACTTCGTGGGGAAACGGAAAATTTTACTGTTAGTGTTGCAGCTGGAGATTCAAGAATAGAAGCTGAAAATCTAGTTTCGGAAAATGTAAATGTCAATCACCGAGGGTCCAATGACGTTTTTGTGAATCCGCAGCAACGCTTATCGGGCGTTATTCGGGGGACGGGCAATGTAATAAGCGTTAATACACCACCAGAAGTCGATGTGGAAGAAATTTTCAATGGTCGATTGATTTTTGAGGATTGA
- a CDS encoding serine hydrolase domain-containing protein, with translation MNGLVGWQKADALFHNLVAEKKVPGLAVSILEDGQTILEKGYGFANLEKRKKVHPKRTVFRIASISKCITALALGKMVEDGVLDLDESFYTYVPYFPQKKYDFTLRQLASHTAGIRGYRGKEYALNQDLSIKEGIEVFKDDPLFFEPGTSYLYNSFDFVLLSLAMQEASGIPFQQYVDERILMPLGLESTFPPPENVILSTQKRSVQKAENIAQFYTKRALGFTKAVEVNNTYKLAGGGYLSTCEDVGKLGQAIMEQKLLKEATYEELLTSTIIDGKPTYYGLGFQVSQDAKGRPFVGHVGNSVGAYTNLFVYPKHKKVIAVLMNCTDPKVQPILDEAINALFEHPTV, from the coding sequence TTGAACGGACTTGTTGGATGGCAAAAGGCAGATGCGCTATTCCACAATTTGGTCGCAGAAAAAAAAGTGCCAGGATTGGCAGTGTCCATCTTGGAAGATGGGCAAACCATTCTCGAAAAAGGATATGGCTTCGCCAATTTGGAAAAACGAAAAAAGGTACATCCCAAACGTACGGTTTTCCGCATCGCAAGTATTTCTAAGTGTATTACCGCGCTCGCACTGGGTAAAATGGTGGAAGATGGTGTGTTGGATTTGGATGAATCCTTTTATACTTACGTGCCTTACTTTCCACAAAAAAAGTATGATTTCACACTTAGGCAATTGGCCAGCCACACCGCTGGTATTCGAGGCTATCGGGGAAAGGAATATGCTTTGAATCAGGATTTGTCCATTAAAGAGGGTATTGAAGTCTTTAAAGATGACCCACTATTTTTTGAACCCGGGACCAGTTATCTGTATAATAGCTTTGATTTTGTATTGTTGTCCTTGGCCATGCAAGAAGCCAGTGGAATTCCATTTCAGCAGTATGTAGATGAGCGTATTTTGATGCCGTTGGGGTTGGAAAGCACTTTTCCACCACCAGAAAATGTCATTTTGAGCACCCAAAAGCGGTCCGTGCAGAAAGCTGAGAACATAGCCCAATTCTACACCAAAAGGGCATTAGGTTTTACAAAGGCAGTTGAGGTAAACAATACTTACAAACTGGCAGGCGGTGGCTATTTGTCCACCTGCGAGGATGTGGGCAAATTGGGACAGGCCATCATGGAACAAAAGTTGCTCAAAGAAGCGACCTATGAAGAATTGTTGACTTCAACGATCATTGACGGTAAACCGACCTATTATGGATTGGGATTTCAAGTGAGCCAAGATGCTAAAGGGAGGCCCTTTGTGGGTCACGTGGGCAATAGCGTTGGCGCATACACCAACCTTTTCGTGTATCCGAAGCACAAAAAGGTAATTGCTGTTTTGATGAATTGTACCGACCCCAAGGTGCAGCCAATTTTGGATGAAGCAATCAACGCTCTTTTTGAGCATCCAACCGTTTAG
- a CDS encoding aminotransferase class V-fold PLP-dependent enzyme, protein MKKNSARLELSKEEMQKYGYQVVDAIVEHYATQADKMPVASGSRKEMDSLFLEEAPEEGSDPSQVLHFVLEKVMTNSANMAHPKSFSFVPGPSNYISVMADALATGYNIFSGGWAASPAAAELEIVTIQWLLKIFGFPKKKGGGIFTSGGSMANLTAVVTARRIKCGDDFSKAVIYLSDQAHSSNIKAIRALGFKKEQIRIIPTDNELKFSVNKLKNCIAKDRLEGLQPFCLIATAGTTNTGTVDPLVELGKICKKEDIWYHIDGAYGGAAILSQKGKQAMKGIEKADSLTVDPHKWFFQPYEMGCLLVRNHKNLSHTFTEKPEYLRDIEGNTSEINFYDHGIQLTRRFRALKFYMSLKTFGLKEFRDAITYNIDLAEEVETMLRGSKSWEVVYPATLAVINFRYNPINKTYSEKELDSINQYISGKVMESRKAMLVTTILNGQVVLRMCLINPRTTMKDITDTFDLCKTYALEIEEQLASKV, encoded by the coding sequence ATGAAGAAGAACAGTGCCAGATTGGAACTTTCAAAAGAGGAAATGCAAAAATACGGGTATCAGGTTGTTGATGCCATTGTGGAACACTATGCCACACAAGCAGACAAAATGCCCGTAGCTTCCGGCTCCCGCAAAGAAATGGACTCTTTGTTTTTGGAGGAGGCTCCCGAAGAGGGTTCCGACCCATCGCAGGTACTGCACTTTGTTTTGGAAAAGGTGATGACCAATAGTGCCAATATGGCCCACCCCAAATCATTTTCCTTTGTTCCCGGTCCCAGTAATTATATCAGTGTAATGGCTGATGCCTTGGCAACAGGCTACAATATTTTTTCTGGAGGATGGGCAGCCAGTCCGGCAGCAGCGGAGCTGGAAATTGTTACCATTCAATGGCTGTTGAAGATTTTTGGTTTTCCCAAGAAAAAGGGCGGCGGTATTTTTACCAGTGGTGGCTCCATGGCCAACCTCACCGCAGTGGTCACAGCTCGCAGGATCAAATGTGGCGATGACTTTTCAAAAGCCGTCATCTACCTTTCCGATCAGGCACATTCTTCCAATATCAAAGCCATTCGTGCACTCGGTTTCAAAAAGGAACAGATTAGAATCATCCCTACCGACAACGAACTCAAGTTTTCCGTGAACAAACTGAAAAACTGTATTGCCAAGGATAGGCTGGAGGGTCTTCAACCATTCTGTTTGATAGCGACAGCGGGAACCACCAATACCGGAACTGTTGACCCCTTGGTAGAATTGGGAAAAATCTGCAAGAAAGAGGATATCTGGTACCATATTGATGGTGCTTACGGAGGAGCGGCCATCTTATCACAAAAGGGCAAGCAAGCTATGAAAGGTATCGAAAAGGCCGACTCCTTGACCGTAGATCCACATAAATGGTTCTTTCAGCCGTACGAAATGGGGTGCCTCTTGGTGCGAAACCATAAAAACCTGAGTCACACCTTTACCGAAAAGCCCGAATATTTAAGGGACATCGAAGGCAATACCTCGGAAATCAATTTTTACGATCATGGTATCCAACTGACCCGAAGATTTAGGGCCTTAAAATTTTATATGTCCTTAAAAACCTTTGGTTTGAAGGAGTTCCGAGATGCCATTACCTACAACATCGATTTGGCCGAAGAAGTGGAAACCATGCTTCGCGGCAGCAAAAGTTGGGAAGTGGTGTACCCGGCCACCTTGGCGGTCATCAATTTTAGGTACAACCCCATCAACAAAACGTACTCTGAGAAGGAGTTGGACAGCATCAACCAATACATTTCCGGAAAAGTGATGGAGTCGCGCAAGGCCATGCTTGTCACTACCATTTTGAATGGCCAAGTGGTATTGCGAATGTGCCTCATCAACCCGCGAACTACCATGAAAGACATCACCGATACTTTTGATTTGTGCAAAACCTATGCTCTTGAAATTGAAGAGCAGCTGGCTAGCAAGGTCTAA
- the gldA gene encoding gliding motility-associated ABC transporter ATP-binding subunit GldA: MSITVQNITKTFGTQKALDNVSFSINKGEVVGFLGPNGAGKSTMMRILTTYYKADQGEAAVNGFDVLNDEKSVQQSIGYLPEHNPLYLEMYVKEYLAFNADVYQVDKSKIQEVIEQTGLTPEAHKKIGQLSKGYRQRVGLAAALLHNPEVLILDEPTTGLDPNQLIEIRKLIREIGKEKTILLSTHIMKEVEAVCDRVIIINKGQLVADKKLEELREAEEQIIEVEFDYRVEEQLLQQLPDVSKVKNTGGFIYEITFGTSKDMRPAVFDFAHDNKLKTLQLSRKNKNLESLFTELTS, from the coding sequence ATGTCCATCACTGTTCAGAACATTACAAAAACCTTTGGTACACAAAAGGCATTGGACAATGTCTCTTTTAGCATCAACAAAGGGGAAGTTGTTGGTTTTCTAGGCCCTAACGGTGCCGGGAAATCTACCATGATGCGGATTTTGACCACCTATTACAAGGCAGACCAAGGGGAGGCGGCCGTAAACGGATTTGATGTATTGAACGATGAAAAATCCGTTCAACAAAGTATCGGGTACCTTCCAGAACACAACCCACTATATCTTGAAATGTACGTGAAGGAATATTTGGCCTTTAATGCAGATGTATATCAGGTGGATAAATCCAAAATCCAAGAGGTAATCGAACAAACCGGGTTAACCCCAGAAGCGCATAAAAAAATAGGTCAGTTATCCAAAGGATACCGTCAACGGGTTGGTCTTGCGGCGGCCTTGCTGCACAATCCCGAAGTCCTTATTTTGGATGAGCCCACCACAGGGCTTGATCCCAACCAATTGATCGAAATCCGAAAATTGATTCGCGAGATAGGAAAGGAAAAGACCATTTTGCTTTCCACACATATCATGAAGGAAGTAGAAGCCGTTTGCGACCGTGTGATCATCATCAACAAAGGGCAATTGGTGGCCGATAAAAAGCTCGAGGAACTTCGCGAGGCAGAAGAACAAATCATCGAAGTGGAATTTGACTATCGGGTGGAGGAACAGTTACTGCAACAACTACCTGATGTTTCCAAAGTAAAAAATACCGGTGGTTTTATCTACGAAATCACTTTTGGCACTTCCAAGGACATGCGGCCTGCTGTTTTTGATTTTGCACACGACAATAAATTAAAGACACTCCAACTCAGCAGAAAAAACAAAAACCTCGAAAGCCTTTTCACCGAACTTACTTCTTAG